In Doryrhamphus excisus isolate RoL2022-K1 chromosome 7, RoL_Dexc_1.0, whole genome shotgun sequence, one genomic interval encodes:
- the LOC131132606 gene encoding transcription factor Spi-C-like has translation MRAETSSPEGRHALSSKMVSSLREEPDEPRGGRSLLPLQNCSDNDINQHFQDAIDVIQQHSSTSYYDSDYGYYETLGPQQPSVQCQISYCLVAPHPDMPAPVYDWNNTPSAGQQTWSQVIPEVSLGDSVQTEPAHVYPHHAPQRNAKGRKKLRLYEYLHEALNDPDMGDSIQWSDSASGTFHFISKNKERLAESWGQRKGNRKTMTYQKMARALRNYRHTGEIIKVRRKLTYQFNPNILNRLGSGLAPRSQQPSPGGRSYCGSAVPDWQNWYAQYQMQDYEQTASCYSRGDF, from the exons ATGAGGGCAGAGACGTCCTCGCCGGAGGGCCGCCACGCTCTGTCTTCCAAGATGGTGAGTTCCTTGCGTGAGGAACCTGACGAGCCACGAGGAGGACGCTCGTTGCTCCCGTTGCAGAACTGCTCGGACAACGACATCAATCAACATTTCCAGGACGCCATCGACgtcattcagcagcattccagTACTTCCTACTACGACTCAG ACTATGGATACTACGAGACTCTGGGTCCTCAGCAGCCGTCTGTGCAGTGCCAGATCTCCTACTGCTTGGTCGCCCCCCACCCTGACATGCCGGCCCCCGTGTATGACTGGAACAACACGCCTTCAGCCGGG cagCAGACGTGGTCTCAGGTGATCCCTGAAGTCTCTTTGGGGGACTCGGTGCAAACTGAACCCGCTCACGTGTACCCGCACCATGCGCCGCAGCGGAATGCCAAAG GTCGCAAGAAGCTCCGCCTTTACGAGTACCTCCACGAGGCTCTCAACGACCCCGACATGGGCGACTCCATCCAGTGGAGCGACAGCGCCAGCGGCACCTTCCACTTCATCTCCAAGAACAAAGAGAGACTGGCCGAGTCCTGGGGCCAACGCAAGGGCAACCGCAAGACCATGACCTACCAGAAGATGGCACGGGCCCTCCGCAACTACCGCCACACGGGCGAGATCATCAAGGTCCGCCGCAAACTCACCTACCAGTTCAACCCTAACATCCTGAACCGGCTGGGATCGGGACTGGCGCCCAGGAGCCAGCAGCCCAGTCCGGGTGGGCGCAGCTACTGCGGATCAGCGGTGCCGGACTGGCAGAACTGGTACGCACAGTACCAGATGCAGGACTACGAGCAGACCGCTAGCTGCTACTCTCGGGGTGACTTTTAG